The following proteins are co-located in the Fusobacteria bacterium ZRK30 genome:
- a CDS encoding WYL domain-containing protein, giving the protein MSDKKIRFTVPNFVNEITFRDIENFDIKINSFFNRLFTSSYTSVDKYPFKKSSGNKKIQFNLNKENQLIYDNLLPKNKIQNESEYFRDLIRTYISQPHYKRERKIFYSEYESIQKAIQRKEEVLITHLGNDYIVEPYFFKVTSEEKNNFLFCWIYEKKQYSVFNLSRISKVTPIRFRKNKRYVDMDYIDKVHKNFDPFLSYGNIVKVRLTDQGKIWFKRISHYKPTLVKIEGDIYYCESSDRKATLYFSRFYDEAEILEPLSLRKKIKVLLEDTLSQYK; this is encoded by the coding sequence ATGAGTGATAAGAAAATAAGGTTTACCGTCCCAAATTTTGTCAATGAGATAACATTTAGGGATATAGAGAACTTTGATATAAAGATCAATAGTTTTTTTAACAGGTTGTTTACCAGCTCCTACACCAGTGTGGATAAATACCCATTTAAGAAGAGTTCTGGTAATAAAAAGATACAGTTTAACTTAAATAAGGAAAACCAGCTTATCTATGATAATCTACTTCCCAAAAATAAGATACAAAATGAATCGGAATATTTTAGAGATCTTATAAGAACGTATATATCCCAGCCCCACTATAAGAGAGAGAGGAAAATTTTTTATTCTGAATATGAGTCTATACAAAAGGCTATACAGAGGAAGGAGGAGGTTTTGATAACCCACTTAGGGAATGATTATATAGTAGAACCTTATTTTTTTAAAGTTACATCTGAGGAGAAAAACAACTTCTTGTTTTGCTGGATATATGAAAAAAAACAATACAGTGTCTTTAACCTGTCCAGGATATCCAAAGTAACTCCTATAAGATTTAGAAAAAATAAAAGATATGTGGATATGGATTATATAGATAAGGTACATAAAAACTTTGACCCATTTTTGTCCTACGGGAATATTGTAAAGGTTAGATTAACGGACCAGGGAAAGATCTGGTTCAAAAGGATAAGTCACTATAAACCAACTTTAGTAAAGATAGAAGGAGATATATATTACTGTGAATCCAGTGATAGAAAAGCTACCTTATATTTTTCTAGGTTTTATGATGAAGCTGAAATTTTAGAGCCTTTGTCTCTTAGAAAA
- the lepA gene encoding translation elongation factor 4, whose translation MSQELKRNFSIIAHIDHGKSTLADRLIQSTGTVADRDMENQLLDSMDLEKEKGITIKANTVTINYKANDGKTYELNLIDTPGHVDFIYEVSRSLAACEGALLVVDAAQGVEAQTLANVYLALEQDLEVVPVINKIDLPAADVEKVRNEIEDVIGIPADEAVLTSAKSGIGIEDLLEAIVKYIPAPANNEGGPLKALIFDSHFDDYRGVITYVRVIDGTIKKGDKIKVFSNDHQFDVLECGIFSPNMNPTNVLTAGSVGYVITGTKSIHDSQVGDTITSLKNPCETPLEGYRQAQSMVFAGLYPISTDDYEDLREAIEKLQLNDASLTFEPETSLALGFGFRCGFLGLLHMEIIVERLRREYNIDLISTSPSVEYRIHKENEPMYTIDNPEDFPGGGQGKVIVEEPYIKGNIIVPKDFVGGVMELCQLKRGTYVSMNYIDDTRAMITYELPLAEIVLDFYDKLKSRTKGYASFEYEMIGYRPGNLVKVNILVSGEGVDAFSFIAHSDHAQARGRVIVEKLKEIIPRQQFEIPIQAALGAKIIARETIRAFRKNVTAKCYGGDISRKKKLLEKQKAGKKRMKQIGNVEIPQEAFISVLKLSD comes from the coding sequence GTGTCACAAGAATTAAAAAGAAATTTTTCAATAATCGCACATATAGACCATGGAAAATCTACCTTAGCTGATAGACTTATCCAATCAACAGGAACTGTTGCTGACAGGGATATGGAGAACCAGCTATTAGACAGTATGGACTTAGAAAAAGAGAAGGGTATAACAATAAAAGCCAATACTGTTACTATTAACTATAAAGCTAATGACGGTAAAACATATGAATTGAATTTAATCGATACACCTGGACATGTAGACTTTATCTATGAGGTATCTAGATCTCTGGCTGCCTGTGAAGGTGCACTATTAGTAGTAGATGCAGCTCAAGGTGTAGAAGCACAAACTTTAGCTAACGTATACCTGGCTTTAGAGCAAGACTTAGAAGTAGTACCTGTAATCAATAAGATCGATCTGCCTGCTGCTGATGTAGAAAAGGTTAGAAATGAAATAGAAGACGTTATCGGGATCCCTGCAGATGAAGCGGTTCTTACATCTGCTAAATCAGGTATAGGAATAGAAGATCTATTAGAAGCTATTGTTAAATATATACCTGCTCCTGCAAACAATGAAGGCGGTCCTTTAAAAGCTCTTATATTCGATTCACATTTTGACGACTATAGAGGAGTAATTACCTATGTAAGAGTTATAGATGGAACTATAAAAAAAGGGGATAAGATCAAAGTATTCTCTAACGATCACCAATTTGATGTTCTTGAATGTGGTATATTCTCTCCTAACATGAATCCTACTAATGTATTGACTGCAGGATCGGTAGGATATGTTATTACAGGTACAAAATCTATCCATGATTCACAGGTAGGAGATACTATTACTAGTCTTAAAAATCCATGTGAAACACCTCTAGAAGGTTATAGACAAGCTCAATCGATGGTATTTGCTGGATTATATCCAATATCTACCGATGACTATGAAGATCTTAGAGAAGCTATTGAAAAATTACAATTAAACGATGCTTCACTTACTTTTGAACCTGAAACATCATTAGCATTAGGATTTGGATTTAGATGTGGATTCTTGGGCCTTTTACATATGGAGATTATTGTAGAAAGACTTAGAAGAGAATATAATATCGACCTTATATCTACTTCACCATCAGTTGAATATAGAATCCATAAGGAAAATGAACCAATGTACACTATAGATAACCCGGAAGATTTCCCTGGAGGCGGACAAGGAAAGGTAATCGTAGAAGAGCCATATATCAAAGGTAATATCATAGTTCCAAAAGACTTTGTCGGTGGAGTTATGGAATTATGCCAGTTAAAAAGAGGAACATATGTCAGTATGAACTATATAGACGATACTCGTGCTATGATTACATATGAGCTGCCCCTTGCAGAGATAGTGTTAGATTTTTATGACAAATTAAAATCTAGAACTAAGGGATACGCTTCATTTGAATATGAAATGATAGGATATAGACCTGGAAACCTGGTAAAAGTTAACATCTTAGTGTCTGGTGAAGGTGTAGATGCATTCTCATTTATTGCACATTCAGACCATGCCCAGGCCAGAGGAAGGGTAATCGTAGAAAAATTAAAAGAAATTATTCCAAGACAGCAATTTGAAATTCCTATTCAAGCTGCACTGGGAGCTAAAATAATAGCAAGAGAAACTATTAGAGCATTTAGAAAGAACGTTACAGCTAAATGTTATGGTGGAGATATAAGTAGAAAGAAAAAATTATTAGAGAAACAAAAAGCCGGTAAGAAGAGAATGAAACAGATAGGTAATGTAGAGATACCACAAGAAGCATTTATCTCAGTTTTAAAATTAAGTGACTAA
- a CDS encoding cyclic nucleotide-binding domain-containing protein, which produces MNTKKSKPEVTYKEKQLIFSMLNKISLFGGLTAGELECLIPMLTTASFKKGESVFTQGESPNNIFIIQSGEIKIVKQQDDVEIELIRFKEGNLFGETELIGIFKYIASAIALTDVKLLVFSKSALYSLHSKNMKLFSKIILNVARESCRRTAKTDEYWLDEMVKLRKIHKK; this is translated from the coding sequence ATGAATACAAAAAAATCTAAACCTGAAGTAACTTATAAGGAAAAACAATTAATTTTTTCTATGCTAAATAAAATATCACTCTTTGGTGGTTTAACTGCCGGAGAACTAGAATGTCTTATACCTATGCTGACTACAGCTTCCTTTAAAAAAGGAGAATCTGTCTTCACCCAAGGGGAGTCACCAAATAATATCTTTATTATCCAAAGTGGTGAAATTAAAATAGTTAAGCAGCAGGATGACGTTGAAATTGAATTAATCCGGTTTAAGGAGGGTAATTTATTTGGTGAAACTGAACTTATTGGTATTTTCAAATATATTGCTTCTGCTATCGCCTTAACAGATGTAAAGTTACTTGTGTTTTCTAAATCTGCTCTTTACTCTCTGCACAGTAAAAACATGAAGTTATTCAGCAAGATAATTTTAAATGTCGCTCGTGAATCTTGTCGAAGAACTGCTAAAACCGATGAATATTGGTTGGATGAAATGGTTAAGTTAAGAAAAATCCACAAAAAATAG
- a CDS encoding ABC transporter substrate-binding protein → MISKKIKITALLSLAISINSFSIDVYTPKAPPSIPMLPMKDDVALHYYQDVHTEIIPKLIKNQDGVYVIPTNLGENLKKKGIELELLGVTSQGLISIISNKKIDSIKDLDGKNILIGAQGSSPDIISKFLFKNNDISPVITYRTTPEVAKLMILQKGENAVLPEPMATLVLEKNSKLIRSVVYKDEWEKVTSLSGIPQVGLYTTSKYNKTHSKEIETFINDYKNNLKELEKDPNEFIDLAQVNFNIKLSDSGYEESIKYMNLTLIDGKKGDQLVEEYTKILGENR, encoded by the coding sequence ATGATAAGTAAAAAAATAAAAATAACAGCTTTGTTGAGTCTGGCTATATCCATAAATAGTTTTTCAATAGATGTCTATACACCAAAAGCTCCCCCCAGCATACCTATGCTCCCTATGAAAGATGACGTTGCACTCCATTATTATCAGGATGTCCATACAGAAATCATTCCGAAACTCATTAAGAATCAAGATGGGGTCTATGTCATTCCCACTAATCTAGGTGAAAATTTAAAAAAGAAAGGTATTGAATTAGAACTATTGGGAGTAACCAGTCAGGGGCTTATCTCCATAATATCCAATAAAAAAATAGATAGTATAAAAGACCTGGACGGAAAAAATATCCTTATTGGAGCTCAGGGTTCATCCCCTGATATAATTTCAAAGTTCTTATTTAAAAACAATGATATATCTCCTGTGATCACCTATAGAACCACTCCTGAAGTGGCTAAGCTGATGATCCTTCAAAAAGGTGAGAATGCTGTCCTTCCTGAACCTATGGCTACTTTGGTTCTTGAAAAAAATTCAAAATTGATCAGAAGCGTTGTGTATAAGGATGAGTGGGAAAAAGTAACTTCCCTTTCTGGAATCCCCCAAGTAGGGCTTTATACTACCAGTAAATATAATAAAACCCACTCCAAAGAGATAGAAACATTCATAAATGACTATAAAAACAATCTGAAAGAACTAGAGAAAGATCCCAATGAATTTATAGATCTGGCCCAGGTTAATTTCAATATTAAACTGAGTGATAGCGGATATGAAGAATCCATAAAATATATGAACCTAACCCTTATCGATGGGAAAAAGGGAGATCAGCTGGTAGAAGAATATACAAAAATTTTAGGAGAGAATAGATGA
- a CDS encoding ABC transporter permease subunit, translated as MRKKLIPITVFLVLWAGISTKVSPLVLPSPLRVFYTSLFLLQNNYSEIFITLGRLGISLILTYFIGIILVLGIVSSKNLKIFIRPILLFMQSTPIISWILLALIWFDNKYIPIFIICINTIPILVLNIVSGMEGIDKKILEMADIYNISKKDCFFKIQLPSLIRYLLPATEIILGSSFKVIIMAEVISRVSGGIGNGLNIGWLNIETDTILGWTLIIYILSFLISKLILTSLKSRFRRYL; from the coding sequence ATGAGAAAAAAATTGATTCCCATCACCGTATTTTTAGTTTTATGGGCTGGGATCTCGACTAAGGTATCTCCTCTGGTTTTACCTTCACCTCTACGGGTTTTTTATACCTCATTATTTTTATTACAAAATAATTATAGTGAGATCTTTATCACCCTGGGCCGGTTAGGGATCTCTCTCATTCTGACCTACTTTATAGGGATAATTCTGGTTCTGGGGATAGTATCTTCTAAAAATCTTAAGATCTTCATTCGGCCTATATTACTTTTTATGCAGAGTACTCCTATAATTTCATGGATCTTACTGGCGTTAATTTGGTTTGATAACAAGTATATTCCGATATTTATAATCTGTATCAATACTATCCCCATCCTGGTGTTAAATATAGTCAGTGGAATGGAGGGAATCGACAAGAAGATCTTGGAGATGGCAGATATATATAATATCTCTAAAAAAGATTGTTTCTTTAAGATACAGCTCCCATCCCTTATCAGATATCTTCTTCCTGCCACCGAGATCATCCTCGGGTCATCATTTAAGGTGATCATCATGGCAGAGGTCATCTCCAGGGTCAGCGGCGGAATTGGGAACGGTTTGAATATCGGATGGCTCAATATAGAAACAGATACAATTTTAGGATGGACTCTTATAATATATATTCTCAGTTTTCTCATCTCAAAATTAATCTTAACATCTTTAAAGAGCCGATTTAGGAGGTACTTATGA
- a CDS encoding ATP-binding cassette domain-containing protein, whose translation MIELKNLSLTFHGEKILDRITYKFKKNKVTAILGPSGGGKTSLFNIIAGLEINHTGEVVKNFENVGYIFQEDRLLPWESVIENLNIIPGATEKKILNLLELLHIPHKADHLVKNLSGGEKQRVAIARAFLYDTELILMDESLKSLDFSLKIKLIDLITSLLEKYSKTLIMISHDIDEILLMADEVIIFSKKPTVIEEVLTIDFPKSKRTLSSKELKIYKNKIYDAILK comes from the coding sequence ATGATTGAGTTAAAGAATCTTTCCCTCACTTTCCACGGGGAAAAAATCTTGGATAGGATCACATATAAATTTAAAAAAAATAAGGTCACTGCAATCTTAGGACCTTCTGGAGGAGGAAAAACAAGTCTCTTTAATATCATTGCCGGATTAGAGATAAATCATACTGGAGAAGTGGTTAAAAATTTTGAAAATGTAGGTTATATATTTCAAGAGGACCGACTCCTCCCCTGGGAGAGTGTAATAGAAAATTTAAATATTATACCTGGAGCTACTGAGAAAAAAATATTAAATTTACTGGAACTTCTACACATCCCCCACAAGGCAGATCATCTGGTTAAAAATTTAAGCGGCGGTGAGAAGCAAAGGGTTGCAATAGCCCGTGCTTTTTTATACGATACAGAGTTAATATTGATGGATGAATCTTTAAAATCTTTAGATTTTTCCCTAAAGATCAAATTAATTGATCTGATAACCTCCCTCCTGGAAAAATATTCAAAGACACTCATTATGATAAGCCATGATATAGATGAAATTTTACTCATGGCAGACGAAGTTATTATATTTTCTAAAAAACCAACTGTTATAGAAGAAGTTCTTACCATTGATTTCCCAAAATCTAAAAGAACTCTGTCTTCAAAAGAATTAAAAATATATAAAAATAAAATCTATGATGCGATCCTTAAATAA
- a CDS encoding LysO family transporter, with protein sequence MQNILISLILGILIGSTVKFSDRMKKFNGVFQHLGVIVLLFAIGITIGMNRSLLSNLNEIGGISLIFAFLTSLFSIILVFFMSRIIIKRRNN encoded by the coding sequence ATGCAAAATATTTTAATATCATTAATTTTAGGCATTTTAATAGGTTCTACAGTGAAGTTTTCTGATAGGATGAAAAAATTTAATGGTGTATTTCAGCATCTAGGAGTAATTGTTTTATTGTTTGCCATTGGAATCACTATAGGAATGAACCGGTCATTACTCAGTAATTTAAATGAAATAGGCGGCATCTCCCTTATCTTTGCTTTTCTCACTTCGCTATTCAGTATTATTTTAGTATTTTTTATGAGTAGAATAATAATTAAAAGGAGGAACAATTAA